The following coding sequences are from one Paramormyrops kingsleyae isolate MSU_618 chromosome 21, PKINGS_0.4, whole genome shotgun sequence window:
- the LOC111850490 gene encoding traf2 and NCK-interacting protein kinase-like isoform X3 produces MASDSPARSLDEIDLSALRDPAGIFELVELVGNGTYGQVYKGRHMKTGQLAAIKVMDVTGDEEEEIKQEINMLKKYSHHRNIATYYGAFIKKNPPGMDDQLWLVMEFCGAGSVTDLIKNTKGNSLKEEWTAYICREILRGLTHLHHHKVIHRDIKGQNVLLTENAEVKLVDFGVSAQLDRTVGRRNTFIGTPYWMAPEVIACDENPEATYDFKSDLWSLGITAIEMAEGAPPLCDMHPMRALFLIPRNSPPRLKSKKWSKKFQSFVDSCLVKNHGQRPSTEQLLKHPFIREQTNERQIRIQLKDHIDRTRKKRGEKDDMEYEYSGSEGDEDDIDTGEPSSLINVPGESTLRRDFLRLQLANKERSEALRREHLELQQNEEHKRQLLAERQKRIEEQKDQRRRLEEQQRRDRELRKQQEREHRRRYEEMEQLRRKEERRQQEQEYKRKQLEEQRQAERLQRQLQQERAFLVSLQQHQQQQDPRPVEKKQLYHYRDAVNPNDKPAWAKEVEERSKLNRQNSPAVQHKAANRISDPSLPPRSESFSSSVAQAARCTPMHRVPEPQMIHLVPMKSHSVSLSPSQSLHEPSVSFPEVQSSRRPALHRQNSDPTSETPMPPPRVTNREDKFDRSSWHRQDEDVPPKVPQRTTSISPALVRKNSPGNGAGLGPRTSSQLICASNPDLRKSDVIPEAAFQRTSSASSSSSSTPSSQPGSQTGSSERNQVRESGNAEGAPAVPQEAPRPKQEDIREAPRPSRPADLTALAKELREIRIEESNRPPVKVTDYSSSSESESSEEEDGENVGHDGTVPVSDIPRIIPSVPGSSDSFAVAQTTGNDDGPHDDTCDSGSNDNTLTVTETPEDEKGSEHAESNGFAAHVNLPDLVQPSHSPLSTPPEGQGDVPSLQVQDVDSAAEYGMGVGSKASFTPFVDPRVYQTSPTDDDGENTAAALLTTELLLQEQAKLNEARKISVVNVNPTNIRPHSDTPEIRKYKKRFNSEILCAALWGVNLLVGTENGLMLLDRSGQGKVYNLITRRRFQQMDVLEGLNVLVTISGKKNKLRVYYLSWLRNRILHNDPEVEKKQGWITVGDLEGCVHYKVVKYERIKFLVIALKNSVEIYAWAPKPYHKFMAFKSFTDLQQKPQLVDLTVEEGQRLKVIYGSSIGFHVIDVDSGNPYDIYIPSHIQSTITPHAIVILPKTDGMEMLLCYEDEGVYVNTYGRITKDVVLQWGEMPTSVAYIHSNQIMGWGEKAIEIRSVETGHLDGVFMHKRAQRLKFLCERNDKVFFASVRSGGSSQVFFMTLNRSSMMNW; encoded by the exons GGCCGTCACATGAAGACGGGTCAGCTCGCCGCCATCAAGGTCATGGATGTCACGGGG GACGAGGAAGAGGAGATCAAGCAGGAGATCAACATGCTGAAGAAGTACTCCCACCACCGGAACATCGCCACCTACTACGGCGCCTTCATCAAGAAGAACCCGCCGGGAATGGACGACCAGCTCTGG TTGGTGATGGAGTTTTGTGGTGCTGGATCGGTGACGGACCTGATCAAGAACACCAAGGGCAACTCCCTGAAGGAGGAGTGGACAGCGTACATCTGCCGTGAGATCCTCAGG GGTCTGACTCACCTCCACCATCACAAAGTCATCCACCGGGACATCAAAGGCCAAAATGTTCTGCTGACGGAGAACGCGGAGGTCAAACTGG TGGACTTCGGTGTGAGCGCTCAGCTGGACCGCACGGTCGGGCGCAGGAACACGTTCATCGGCACCCCCTACTGGATGGCCCCGGAAGTGATCGCCTGCGACGAGAATCCCGAAGCCACGTACGACTTCAAG AGTGACCTGTGGTCATTGGGGATCACAGCGATTGAGATGGCGGAAGGTGCCCCAC CGCTATGTGACATGCACCCCATGAGGGCGCTGTTTCTCATCCCCAGGAACTCGCCTCCCAGACTCAAGTCCAAGAAATG GTCCAAGAAGTTCCAGTCGTTCGTAGACAGCTGCCTGGTGAAGAACCACGGACAGAGACCCAGCACAGAGCAGCTATTGAAGCACCCCTTCATCCGGGAGCAGACCAACGAGAGGCAGATCCGCATCCAGCTCAAAGACCACATCGACCGTACCAGGAAGAAGCGGGGAGAGAAAG ATGATATGGAGTATGAGTACAGCGGCAGCGAGGGAGACGAAGATGATATTGACACGGGGGAGCCCAG CTCCCTCATCAACGTCCCGGGCGAGTCCACCCTGAGGCGGGACTTCCTGCGGCTGCAGCTGGCCAATAAGGAGCGATCGGAGGCGCTGCGTCGCGAGCACCTGGAGCTGCAGCAGAACGAGGAGCACAAGCGCCAGCTGCTGGCGGAGAGGCAGAAGCGCATCGAAGAGCAGAAGGATCAGCGGCGGAggctggaggag CAGCAGCGTCGGGATCGGGAGCTGCGGAAGCAGCAGGAGCGGGAGCACCGCCGGCGGTacgaggagatggagcagcTGCGGCGCAAGGAGGAGCGCAGGCAGCAGGAGCAG GAGTACAAGCggaagcagctggaggagcagcggcaGGCCGAGCGCCTTCAGAGGCAGCTCCAGCAGGAGAGGGCCTTCCTGGTGTCcctgcagcagcaccagcaACAGCAAGACCCCCGACCCGTGGAGAAGAAACAGCTCTACCACTACAGGGACGCCGTCAATCCGAACGACAAGCCGGCATGGGCCAAGGAG GTGGAGGAACGCTCGAAGCTGAACCGGCAAAACTCCCCAGCAGTACAGCACAAGGCGGCTAACCGGATCTCGGACCCGTCACTGCCGCCCCGCTCCGAGTCCTTTAGCAGCAGTGTGGCTCAGGCTGCACGCTGCACGCCCATGCACCGCGTCCCCGAGCCACAG ATGATCCACCTGGTCCCCATGAAGTCCCACAGCGTGTCCCTGTCACCCTCTCAGTCCCTGCATGAACCGTCAGTCTCATTCCCAGAGGTCCAGTCTTCCCGCCGGCCTGCCCTTCACCGCCAGAACTCGGACCCAACCTCCGAGACCCCCATGCCACCGCCTCGCGTCACCAACCGCGAGGATAAGTTTGACCGCAGCTCCTGGCACAGGCAGGACGAGGACGTCCCACCCAAG GTGCCCCAACGGACAACATCGATCTCTCCGGCACTGGTGAGGAAGAACTCCCCAGGGAACGGAGCAGGCCTGGGGCCAAGGACCAGCTCCCAGCTTATCTGCGCCAG TAACCCGGATCTGCGCAAGTCCGACGTGATCCCGGAGGCGGCCTTCCAGAGGACCAGCAGCGCCAGCTCATCCAGCTCCAGTacccccagctcccagcccGGCTCGCAGACTGGGTCCAGTGAGAGGAACCAGGTTCGAG AGTCCGGCAATGCTGAGGGGGCCCCCGCAGTCCCGCAAGAAGCCCCCAGACCGAAGCAGGAGGATATCCGCGAGGCGCCCAGGCCGAGTCGGCCAGCG GACCTGACGGCCCTAGCCAAAGAGCTGCGGGAGATTCGCATCGAGGAGTCCAACCGGCCCCCCGTCAAGGTGACGGACTACTCCTCCTCCAGTGAGTCAGAAAGCAGCGAGGAAGAGGACGGCGAGAACGTGGGCCACGACGGCACCGTGCCCGTCAGCGACATCCCTCGGATAAT CCCATCCGTTCCTGGAAGCAGTGATTCCTTCGCCGTGGCTCAGACCACCGGTAATGATGATGGACCCCATGATGACACCTGTGACAGTGGCTCCAATGACAACACGCTGACTGTGACTGAG ACGCCAGAGGATGAGAAAGGCTCTGAGCACGCGGAGAGCAATGGCTTCGCTGCCCATGTCAATCTCCCTGACCTGGTGCAGCCAAGCCACTCCCCCCTGAGCACACCCCCAGAAGGCCAGGGGGACGTCCCCAGTCTGCAGGTGCAGGACGTGGATTCCGCAGCTGAA TACGGGATGGGGGTTGGATCAAAGGCCTCGTTCACACCGTTTGTGGACCCGCGTGTGTACCAAACCTCCCCCACGGATGACGACGGTGAAAACACAGCCGCAG ccctgctcaccactgagctgctgctgcaggagcAAGCCAAGCTCAACGAGGCGCGCAAGATCTCAGTGGTCAACGTCAATCCTACCAACATTCGGCCGCACAGCGACACCCCCGAGATCCGCAAGTACAAGAAGCGCTTCAACTCCGAGATCCTCTGTGCTGCACTTTGGG GGGTAAACCTGTTGGTGGGAACTGAGAACGGACTGATGCTGTTGGACCGCAGCGGCCAGGGCAAGGTGTACAACCTGATCACAAGGAGACGCTTCCAGCAAATGGATGTCCTGGAGGGACTCAACGTGCTGGTCACGATATCAG GGAAGAAGAACAAACTAAGGGTTTATTACCTGTCGTGGCTGAGAAACCGGATACTGCACAATGACCCAGAGGTCGAGAAGAAGCAGGGCTGGATCACTGTTGGGGACCTCGAGGGCTGCGTTCACTATAAAGTCG TGAAATATGAGAGAATTAAATTCCTGGTGATCGCTCTGAAGAACTCTGTGGAGATTTATGCGTGGGCCCCCAAGCCTTACCATAAATTTATGGCTTTCAAG TCTTTCACAGATCTCCAGCAGAAACCGCAGCTGGTGGACTTGACTGTGGAAGAAGGTCAGAGGTTAAAGGTTATTTACGGGTCCAGCATTGGATTTCACGTGATTGATGTGGATTCCGGAAATCCCTATGACATCTACATCCCGTCCCAT attCAGAGCACCATCACTCCACATGCCATTGTGATTCTCCCCAAGACTGATGGCATGGAGATGCTTCTGTGCTACGAGGACGAGGGGGTCTATGTGAATACCTATGGCAGGATCACCAAGGACGTGGTCCTGCAGTGGGGAGAGATGCCCACTTCTGTTG CCTACATCCACTCCAACCAGATCATGGGCTGGGGAGAGAAGGCCATTGAGATCCGTTCCGTGGAGACGGGACACCTCGACGGCGTCTTCATGCACAAACGAGCTCAGCGATTAAAGTTCCTCTGTGAGAGGAATGATAAG GTGTTCTTCGCTTCCGTTCGATCCGGGGGGAGCAGCCAAGTCTTTTTCATGACCCTCAACCGGAGCTCCATGATGAATTGGTAA
- the LOC111850490 gene encoding TRAF2 and NCK-interacting protein kinase-like isoform X1 — protein sequence MASDSPARSLDEIDLSALRDPAGIFELVELVGNGTYGQVYKGRHMKTGQLAAIKVMDVTGDEEEEIKQEINMLKKYSHHRNIATYYGAFIKKNPPGMDDQLWLVMEFCGAGSVTDLIKNTKGNSLKEEWTAYICREILRGLTHLHHHKVIHRDIKGQNVLLTENAEVKLVDFGVSAQLDRTVGRRNTFIGTPYWMAPEVIACDENPEATYDFKSDLWSLGITAIEMAEGAPPLCDMHPMRALFLIPRNSPPRLKSKKWSKKFQSFVDSCLVKNHGQRPSTEQLLKHPFIREQTNERQIRIQLKDHIDRTRKKRGEKDDMEYEYSGSEGDEDDIDTGEPSSLINVPGESTLRRDFLRLQLANKERSEALRREHLELQQNEEHKRQLLAERQKRIEEQKDQRRRLEEQQRRDRELRKQQEREHRRRYEEMEQLRRKEERRQQEQEYIRRQLEEEQRQLEILQQQLLQEQALLLEYKRKQLEEQRQAERLQRQLQQERAFLVSLQQHQQQQDPRPVEKKQLYHYRDAVNPNDKPAWAKEVEERSKLNRQNSPAVQHKAANRISDPSLPPRSESFSSSVAQAARCTPMHRVPEPQMIHLVPMKSHSVSLSPSQSLHEPSVSFPEVQSSRRPALHRQNSDPTSETPMPPPRVTNREDKFDRSSWHRQDEDVPPKVPQRTTSISPALVRKNSPGNGAGLGPRTSSQLICASNPDLRKSDVIPEAAFQRTSSASSSSSSTPSSQPGSQTGSSERNQVRESGNAEGAPAVPQEAPRPKQEDIREAPRPSRPADLTALAKELREIRIEESNRPPVKVTDYSSSSESESSEEEDGENVGHDGTVPVSDIPRIIPSVPGSSDSFAVAQTTGNDDGPHDDTCDSGSNDNTLTVTETPEDEKGSEHAESNGFAAHVNLPDLVQPSHSPLSTPPEGQGDVPSLQVQDVDSAAEYGMGVGSKASFTPFVDPRVYQTSPTDDDGENTAAALLTTELLLQEQAKLNEARKISVVNVNPTNIRPHSDTPEIRKYKKRFNSEILCAALWGVNLLVGTENGLMLLDRSGQGKVYNLITRRRFQQMDVLEGLNVLVTISGKKNKLRVYYLSWLRNRILHNDPEVEKKQGWITVGDLEGCVHYKVVKYERIKFLVIALKNSVEIYAWAPKPYHKFMAFKSFTDLQQKPQLVDLTVEEGQRLKVIYGSSIGFHVIDVDSGNPYDIYIPSHIQSTITPHAIVILPKTDGMEMLLCYEDEGVYVNTYGRITKDVVLQWGEMPTSVAYIHSNQIMGWGEKAIEIRSVETGHLDGVFMHKRAQRLKFLCERNDKVFFASVRSGGSSQVFFMTLNRSSMMNW from the exons GGCCGTCACATGAAGACGGGTCAGCTCGCCGCCATCAAGGTCATGGATGTCACGGGG GACGAGGAAGAGGAGATCAAGCAGGAGATCAACATGCTGAAGAAGTACTCCCACCACCGGAACATCGCCACCTACTACGGCGCCTTCATCAAGAAGAACCCGCCGGGAATGGACGACCAGCTCTGG TTGGTGATGGAGTTTTGTGGTGCTGGATCGGTGACGGACCTGATCAAGAACACCAAGGGCAACTCCCTGAAGGAGGAGTGGACAGCGTACATCTGCCGTGAGATCCTCAGG GGTCTGACTCACCTCCACCATCACAAAGTCATCCACCGGGACATCAAAGGCCAAAATGTTCTGCTGACGGAGAACGCGGAGGTCAAACTGG TGGACTTCGGTGTGAGCGCTCAGCTGGACCGCACGGTCGGGCGCAGGAACACGTTCATCGGCACCCCCTACTGGATGGCCCCGGAAGTGATCGCCTGCGACGAGAATCCCGAAGCCACGTACGACTTCAAG AGTGACCTGTGGTCATTGGGGATCACAGCGATTGAGATGGCGGAAGGTGCCCCAC CGCTATGTGACATGCACCCCATGAGGGCGCTGTTTCTCATCCCCAGGAACTCGCCTCCCAGACTCAAGTCCAAGAAATG GTCCAAGAAGTTCCAGTCGTTCGTAGACAGCTGCCTGGTGAAGAACCACGGACAGAGACCCAGCACAGAGCAGCTATTGAAGCACCCCTTCATCCGGGAGCAGACCAACGAGAGGCAGATCCGCATCCAGCTCAAAGACCACATCGACCGTACCAGGAAGAAGCGGGGAGAGAAAG ATGATATGGAGTATGAGTACAGCGGCAGCGAGGGAGACGAAGATGATATTGACACGGGGGAGCCCAG CTCCCTCATCAACGTCCCGGGCGAGTCCACCCTGAGGCGGGACTTCCTGCGGCTGCAGCTGGCCAATAAGGAGCGATCGGAGGCGCTGCGTCGCGAGCACCTGGAGCTGCAGCAGAACGAGGAGCACAAGCGCCAGCTGCTGGCGGAGAGGCAGAAGCGCATCGAAGAGCAGAAGGATCAGCGGCGGAggctggaggag CAGCAGCGTCGGGATCGGGAGCTGCGGAAGCAGCAGGAGCGGGAGCACCGCCGGCGGTacgaggagatggagcagcTGCGGCGCAAGGAGGAGCGCAGGCAGCAGGAGCAG GAGTACATCCGTCgccagctggaggaggagcaaaGGCAGCTGGAGatcctgcagcagcagctgtTACAGGAGCAGGCTCTTCTCCTG GAGTACAAGCggaagcagctggaggagcagcggcaGGCCGAGCGCCTTCAGAGGCAGCTCCAGCAGGAGAGGGCCTTCCTGGTGTCcctgcagcagcaccagcaACAGCAAGACCCCCGACCCGTGGAGAAGAAACAGCTCTACCACTACAGGGACGCCGTCAATCCGAACGACAAGCCGGCATGGGCCAAGGAG GTGGAGGAACGCTCGAAGCTGAACCGGCAAAACTCCCCAGCAGTACAGCACAAGGCGGCTAACCGGATCTCGGACCCGTCACTGCCGCCCCGCTCCGAGTCCTTTAGCAGCAGTGTGGCTCAGGCTGCACGCTGCACGCCCATGCACCGCGTCCCCGAGCCACAG ATGATCCACCTGGTCCCCATGAAGTCCCACAGCGTGTCCCTGTCACCCTCTCAGTCCCTGCATGAACCGTCAGTCTCATTCCCAGAGGTCCAGTCTTCCCGCCGGCCTGCCCTTCACCGCCAGAACTCGGACCCAACCTCCGAGACCCCCATGCCACCGCCTCGCGTCACCAACCGCGAGGATAAGTTTGACCGCAGCTCCTGGCACAGGCAGGACGAGGACGTCCCACCCAAG GTGCCCCAACGGACAACATCGATCTCTCCGGCACTGGTGAGGAAGAACTCCCCAGGGAACGGAGCAGGCCTGGGGCCAAGGACCAGCTCCCAGCTTATCTGCGCCAG TAACCCGGATCTGCGCAAGTCCGACGTGATCCCGGAGGCGGCCTTCCAGAGGACCAGCAGCGCCAGCTCATCCAGCTCCAGTacccccagctcccagcccGGCTCGCAGACTGGGTCCAGTGAGAGGAACCAGGTTCGAG AGTCCGGCAATGCTGAGGGGGCCCCCGCAGTCCCGCAAGAAGCCCCCAGACCGAAGCAGGAGGATATCCGCGAGGCGCCCAGGCCGAGTCGGCCAGCG GACCTGACGGCCCTAGCCAAAGAGCTGCGGGAGATTCGCATCGAGGAGTCCAACCGGCCCCCCGTCAAGGTGACGGACTACTCCTCCTCCAGTGAGTCAGAAAGCAGCGAGGAAGAGGACGGCGAGAACGTGGGCCACGACGGCACCGTGCCCGTCAGCGACATCCCTCGGATAAT CCCATCCGTTCCTGGAAGCAGTGATTCCTTCGCCGTGGCTCAGACCACCGGTAATGATGATGGACCCCATGATGACACCTGTGACAGTGGCTCCAATGACAACACGCTGACTGTGACTGAG ACGCCAGAGGATGAGAAAGGCTCTGAGCACGCGGAGAGCAATGGCTTCGCTGCCCATGTCAATCTCCCTGACCTGGTGCAGCCAAGCCACTCCCCCCTGAGCACACCCCCAGAAGGCCAGGGGGACGTCCCCAGTCTGCAGGTGCAGGACGTGGATTCCGCAGCTGAA TACGGGATGGGGGTTGGATCAAAGGCCTCGTTCACACCGTTTGTGGACCCGCGTGTGTACCAAACCTCCCCCACGGATGACGACGGTGAAAACACAGCCGCAG ccctgctcaccactgagctgctgctgcaggagcAAGCCAAGCTCAACGAGGCGCGCAAGATCTCAGTGGTCAACGTCAATCCTACCAACATTCGGCCGCACAGCGACACCCCCGAGATCCGCAAGTACAAGAAGCGCTTCAACTCCGAGATCCTCTGTGCTGCACTTTGGG GGGTAAACCTGTTGGTGGGAACTGAGAACGGACTGATGCTGTTGGACCGCAGCGGCCAGGGCAAGGTGTACAACCTGATCACAAGGAGACGCTTCCAGCAAATGGATGTCCTGGAGGGACTCAACGTGCTGGTCACGATATCAG GGAAGAAGAACAAACTAAGGGTTTATTACCTGTCGTGGCTGAGAAACCGGATACTGCACAATGACCCAGAGGTCGAGAAGAAGCAGGGCTGGATCACTGTTGGGGACCTCGAGGGCTGCGTTCACTATAAAGTCG TGAAATATGAGAGAATTAAATTCCTGGTGATCGCTCTGAAGAACTCTGTGGAGATTTATGCGTGGGCCCCCAAGCCTTACCATAAATTTATGGCTTTCAAG TCTTTCACAGATCTCCAGCAGAAACCGCAGCTGGTGGACTTGACTGTGGAAGAAGGTCAGAGGTTAAAGGTTATTTACGGGTCCAGCATTGGATTTCACGTGATTGATGTGGATTCCGGAAATCCCTATGACATCTACATCCCGTCCCAT attCAGAGCACCATCACTCCACATGCCATTGTGATTCTCCCCAAGACTGATGGCATGGAGATGCTTCTGTGCTACGAGGACGAGGGGGTCTATGTGAATACCTATGGCAGGATCACCAAGGACGTGGTCCTGCAGTGGGGAGAGATGCCCACTTCTGTTG CCTACATCCACTCCAACCAGATCATGGGCTGGGGAGAGAAGGCCATTGAGATCCGTTCCGTGGAGACGGGACACCTCGACGGCGTCTTCATGCACAAACGAGCTCAGCGATTAAAGTTCCTCTGTGAGAGGAATGATAAG GTGTTCTTCGCTTCCGTTCGATCCGGGGGGAGCAGCCAAGTCTTTTTCATGACCCTCAACCGGAGCTCCATGATGAATTGGTAA
- the LOC111850490 gene encoding TRAF2 and NCK-interacting protein kinase-like isoform X2, which produces MASDSPARSLDEIDLSALRDPAGIFELVELVGNGTYGQVYKGRHMKTGQLAAIKVMDVTGDEEEEIKQEINMLKKYSHHRNIATYYGAFIKKNPPGMDDQLWLVMEFCGAGSVTDLIKNTKGNSLKEEWTAYICREILRGLTHLHHHKVIHRDIKGQNVLLTENAEVKLVDFGVSAQLDRTVGRRNTFIGTPYWMAPEVIACDENPEATYDFKSDLWSLGITAIEMAEGAPPLCDMHPMRALFLIPRNSPPRLKSKKWSKKFQSFVDSCLVKNHGQRPSTEQLLKHPFIREQTNERQIRIQLKDHIDRTRKKRGEKDDMEYEYSGSEGDEDDIDTGEPSSLINVPGESTLRRDFLRLQLANKERSEALRREHLELQQNEEHKRQLLAERQKRIEEQKDQRRRLEEQQRRDRELRKQQEREHRRRYEEMEQLRRKEERRQQEQEYIRRQLEEEQRQLEILQQQLLQEQALLLEYKRKQLEEQRQAERLQRQLQQERAFLVSLQQHQQQQDPRPVEKKQLYHYRDAVNPNDKPAWAKEVEERSKLNRQNSPAVQHKAANRISDPSLPPRSESFSSSVAQAARCTPMHRVPEPQMIHLVPMKSHSVSLSPSQSLHEPSVSFPEVQSSRRPALHRQNSDPTSETPMPPPRVTNREDKFDRSSWHRQDEDVPPKVPQRTTSISPALVRKNSPGNGAGLGPRTSSQLICASNPDLRKSDVIPEAAFQRTSSASSSSSSTPSSQPGSQTGSSERNQVRESGNAEGAPAVPQEAPRPKQEDIREAPRPSRPADLTALAKELREIRIEESNRPPVKVTDYSSSSESESSEEEDGENVGHDGTVPVSDIPRIIPSVPGSSDSFAVAQTTGNDDGPHDDTCDSGSNDNTLTVTETPEDEKGSEHAESNGFAAHVNLPDLVQPSHSPLSTPPEGQGDVPSLQVQDVDSAAEVVRDGGWIKGLVHTVCGPACVPNLPHG; this is translated from the exons GGCCGTCACATGAAGACGGGTCAGCTCGCCGCCATCAAGGTCATGGATGTCACGGGG GACGAGGAAGAGGAGATCAAGCAGGAGATCAACATGCTGAAGAAGTACTCCCACCACCGGAACATCGCCACCTACTACGGCGCCTTCATCAAGAAGAACCCGCCGGGAATGGACGACCAGCTCTGG TTGGTGATGGAGTTTTGTGGTGCTGGATCGGTGACGGACCTGATCAAGAACACCAAGGGCAACTCCCTGAAGGAGGAGTGGACAGCGTACATCTGCCGTGAGATCCTCAGG GGTCTGACTCACCTCCACCATCACAAAGTCATCCACCGGGACATCAAAGGCCAAAATGTTCTGCTGACGGAGAACGCGGAGGTCAAACTGG TGGACTTCGGTGTGAGCGCTCAGCTGGACCGCACGGTCGGGCGCAGGAACACGTTCATCGGCACCCCCTACTGGATGGCCCCGGAAGTGATCGCCTGCGACGAGAATCCCGAAGCCACGTACGACTTCAAG AGTGACCTGTGGTCATTGGGGATCACAGCGATTGAGATGGCGGAAGGTGCCCCAC CGCTATGTGACATGCACCCCATGAGGGCGCTGTTTCTCATCCCCAGGAACTCGCCTCCCAGACTCAAGTCCAAGAAATG GTCCAAGAAGTTCCAGTCGTTCGTAGACAGCTGCCTGGTGAAGAACCACGGACAGAGACCCAGCACAGAGCAGCTATTGAAGCACCCCTTCATCCGGGAGCAGACCAACGAGAGGCAGATCCGCATCCAGCTCAAAGACCACATCGACCGTACCAGGAAGAAGCGGGGAGAGAAAG ATGATATGGAGTATGAGTACAGCGGCAGCGAGGGAGACGAAGATGATATTGACACGGGGGAGCCCAG CTCCCTCATCAACGTCCCGGGCGAGTCCACCCTGAGGCGGGACTTCCTGCGGCTGCAGCTGGCCAATAAGGAGCGATCGGAGGCGCTGCGTCGCGAGCACCTGGAGCTGCAGCAGAACGAGGAGCACAAGCGCCAGCTGCTGGCGGAGAGGCAGAAGCGCATCGAAGAGCAGAAGGATCAGCGGCGGAggctggaggag CAGCAGCGTCGGGATCGGGAGCTGCGGAAGCAGCAGGAGCGGGAGCACCGCCGGCGGTacgaggagatggagcagcTGCGGCGCAAGGAGGAGCGCAGGCAGCAGGAGCAG GAGTACATCCGTCgccagctggaggaggagcaaaGGCAGCTGGAGatcctgcagcagcagctgtTACAGGAGCAGGCTCTTCTCCTG GAGTACAAGCggaagcagctggaggagcagcggcaGGCCGAGCGCCTTCAGAGGCAGCTCCAGCAGGAGAGGGCCTTCCTGGTGTCcctgcagcagcaccagcaACAGCAAGACCCCCGACCCGTGGAGAAGAAACAGCTCTACCACTACAGGGACGCCGTCAATCCGAACGACAAGCCGGCATGGGCCAAGGAG GTGGAGGAACGCTCGAAGCTGAACCGGCAAAACTCCCCAGCAGTACAGCACAAGGCGGCTAACCGGATCTCGGACCCGTCACTGCCGCCCCGCTCCGAGTCCTTTAGCAGCAGTGTGGCTCAGGCTGCACGCTGCACGCCCATGCACCGCGTCCCCGAGCCACAG ATGATCCACCTGGTCCCCATGAAGTCCCACAGCGTGTCCCTGTCACCCTCTCAGTCCCTGCATGAACCGTCAGTCTCATTCCCAGAGGTCCAGTCTTCCCGCCGGCCTGCCCTTCACCGCCAGAACTCGGACCCAACCTCCGAGACCCCCATGCCACCGCCTCGCGTCACCAACCGCGAGGATAAGTTTGACCGCAGCTCCTGGCACAGGCAGGACGAGGACGTCCCACCCAAG GTGCCCCAACGGACAACATCGATCTCTCCGGCACTGGTGAGGAAGAACTCCCCAGGGAACGGAGCAGGCCTGGGGCCAAGGACCAGCTCCCAGCTTATCTGCGCCAG TAACCCGGATCTGCGCAAGTCCGACGTGATCCCGGAGGCGGCCTTCCAGAGGACCAGCAGCGCCAGCTCATCCAGCTCCAGTacccccagctcccagcccGGCTCGCAGACTGGGTCCAGTGAGAGGAACCAGGTTCGAG AGTCCGGCAATGCTGAGGGGGCCCCCGCAGTCCCGCAAGAAGCCCCCAGACCGAAGCAGGAGGATATCCGCGAGGCGCCCAGGCCGAGTCGGCCAGCG GACCTGACGGCCCTAGCCAAAGAGCTGCGGGAGATTCGCATCGAGGAGTCCAACCGGCCCCCCGTCAAGGTGACGGACTACTCCTCCTCCAGTGAGTCAGAAAGCAGCGAGGAAGAGGACGGCGAGAACGTGGGCCACGACGGCACCGTGCCCGTCAGCGACATCCCTCGGATAAT CCCATCCGTTCCTGGAAGCAGTGATTCCTTCGCCGTGGCTCAGACCACCGGTAATGATGATGGACCCCATGATGACACCTGTGACAGTGGCTCCAATGACAACACGCTGACTGTGACTGAG ACGCCAGAGGATGAGAAAGGCTCTGAGCACGCGGAGAGCAATGGCTTCGCTGCCCATGTCAATCTCCCTGACCTGGTGCAGCCAAGCCACTCCCCCCTGAGCACACCCCCAGAAGGCCAGGGGGACGTCCCCAGTCTGCAGGTGCAGGACGTGGATTCCGCAGCTGAAGTAG TACGGGATGGGGGTTGGATCAAAGGCCTCGTTCACACCGTTTGTGGACCCGCGTGTGTACCAAACCTCCCCCACGGATGA